The following is a genomic window from Bacteroidia bacterium.
GATCGTAAAAAGGTGAAAAGGAAAAAAGGTAAAAAGGTAGAACCGAAGAGTAAAGAGGTTCCGGGCTTCTTGTTTGGCGGAGAAAATTAATAAAGAGGGTGGAGCCTGAAAACTCCGCCCTCGTTTCGCCTATACTGGATTTCTGCATCACATCGTAGGGGCCCGCAGCGGGAATTGAACCGGAAACGGTCGCGAAAATATCCTTACTGCGTATTCTGTTTATTCTGTGTGTTCTGCGTTCCGCTCCCACAGCGACACCGCGAGCGTCAGCGCTACGGGAAGAATCATGGTGAAGTACGATCCCCAGGCGACGAAGAAGGCGAAGGCCGCGACGATGTAGGCGAGCAGGACGATGAGCGCCATGTGCTCACGGGTGATGCTGCGGCGCTTGATAGCCTGAAAAGAGAACAGCGTTAGAACGAGGAGCAATGGAAGGTTCAGAATTCCGGACACAACGGCTTTGGAATATGAGCTGTCCCAGGGCGCAAAGAAGGCCAATGAACCGATGGCAAGGCGCTGAGGGATGCGCCAGGGACGCGCGAGCATGTCCTTCTTCGCCTCTTCCCACAGCACCGCATCGGCACGGGGATCCACCGCGCCGTAATACATCTCCTCGAATTCCTTGCCGGTCGCGCGGCGGTAGACGTCCGCCATCGGATAGTCGCCTCCGAAATATACGGCCTCGCCCTTCCAGTAATGATAGCCGTTGCCGGTGACGACGGGTATGGCCATGTCGAAGGTCCGCATGTTGCGCAGCGTCCACGGAGCGACGACAGTGGCGGTTATGACTACGAGCAGCAGGATGGCGAGCAGCCGTGTACGGAGCCGCAACGTGCGGAAGGACGCGGTAAGCGGCGCGATGAGCAGCGGCAGCAGCAAAAAAATGCCGTGCGTCAGCGCTCCGACGCCGCAGAGCAGTCCCGTCAGTGATGCCTGCGCGATAGGCCGGCGACGTATGCGCAACGCGGCAAGCGCGACGGCCACGAGCAGCAGCGCGGCCAGATTGATGAAGGTCGTCGTTTTACTGATGAAGATCAGATAGGGATGGAAGCCCGCCAGCAGCAGGGCGATGCGCTCCGCGCGCCGCGAGAGCCCCAGCTCACGGCCCAAGGTGCGCACGCCCAACAGCATGAGCAATGAGAGCAGCGCCGAGCCGAACATCCATACCATGTACCAATGCGAAGGCAGCCAGGCACCGAACAGCAGCAGCAGCAGCGCCTGTGCGGGGGGACGGTTATGCACGGGCGGAGCACCGGGATGAAACGCGTATTCGCCGGAAATCAGCAGCGTGCGGGCGATTTGAATGTAGCCGTCCGCGCCCGCCTCATACCAGGTTTCGCCTGCGACGGGCACATTCTCGGGCGGCGCGTTGACGAACAGTGCCCAGCCGATGCCGAAGAGGAGGCGCAATACCACGGCCACGGTTATGATGCGGACAGCCGGGAAGCGGTCTATCACATCGAAGAGTTTTTCGCGCAAAATCGCAGCAGTTGGATGTTTCATACGCGTGAGGAAAAACGATATCTGATCAGCGTCCAGATGGCTTCTACGCCATCGCGCCAGCGGATTTTCTTTCCTTCATGCTTTTTCCTCGGGAAGTAATCGATAGGCACTTCGATTATTGGGATGCCGCGGCGCAGCACCTTGGCGGTGACTTCGGGACAGAATTCGAAACGTGTGCAGACGAGCGGAATGCTCTTCAGCAGCGAAGCATCGAACACCTTGTAGCAGGTGGGTTCATCGGTGATGGCCGAGCCGTAGAGCAGATTGGTCAGCGAAGAGAGGAACTTGCCACCGGCGTAATATGCGACACCGGAGTGCGTGCGATTATTGCTGTTGCGTTCGCGTGAGCCGTACACGACCCGTGCCCTGCCGTCGAGAATCGGGGCGATCAGATCGGCGTAATTGTCCGGATTGTATTCCAGATCGGCGTCCTGAATGATGATGATGTCGCCGGTAGCCGCTGCGAGTCCCTTGCGGATGGCCGCGCCCTTGCCCTCGTTGCGTTCCGAGAGGATGACAGTGTGCTCCGCGGCATGCACGCGCAGGAGCTCGCGCGTGCCGTCGGTGGAGCCATCATCCACGATGACGATCTGTTTTTCCACTGCGCCGATATCAGCCGTTTCCACGCGCCGCAGCAGTTCGACGAGGGTGCCTTCTTCGTTGAAGCAGGGAATGATGATGGAGAGGCGGTGTGGCATGAACTGTTGTCGTGAACTGGAAAAACAATAAGATACGAACGTAACGGTAAAGGTGAAGCAACTCGAGAATCGTTAATCGGGAATCGAGAATCGGGAATCGGTCCGAGGCGGCGGGCATCGTTCATCGCTCGATATCTACACCCTTCAACCTTCACATTCAGTTTCACCATCACGTCGCTGTCACTCCCGAACCTCTTTACCCTTTACTCTTCACCCTTTACCTCCTCAGGTGTCGCCCTTCGGGCTCTTTTGCTATGACGAGTCACGCGTGCGACCCCCAACTTACGTTGGGGGTTAGAGGAAGTGTCGCCCTTCGGGCTCTTTTGCTATGACGAGTCACGCGTGTCGTCCCCCAACTTACGTTGGGGGTTAGAGGAAGTGTCGCCCTTCGGGCTCTTTTGCTATGACGAGTCACGCGTGTCGTCCCCCAACTTACGTTGGAGGTTAGAGGAAGTGTCGCCCTTCGGGCTCTTTTGCTATGACGAGTCACGCGTGCGACCCCCAACTTACGTTGGGGGTTAGAGGAAGTGTCGCCCTTCGGGCTCTTCTGCTATGACGAGTCACGCGTGCGACCCCCAACTGACGTTGGGGGTTAGAGGAAGTGTCGCCCTGCGGGCTCTTTTGCTATGACGAGTCACGCGTGTCGTCCCCCAACTTACGTTGGGGGTTAGAGGAAGTGTCGTCAGCCTCCGGCTGAGCTGGAGGTCGTGGCTAGGCGCGTGTCGTCCCCCAACTGACGTTGGGGGTTAGAGGAAGTGTCGTCAGCCTCCGGCTGAGCTGGAGGTCGTGGCTGGGCGCGTGTCGTCCCCCAACTTACGTTGGGGGTTAGAGGAAATGTCGCCCTTCGGGCTCTTTTGCTATGACGAGTCACGCGTGTCGTCCCCCAACTTACGTTGGGGGTTAGAGGAAGTGTCGCCCTTCGGGCTCTTTTGCTATGACGAGTCACGCGTGCGACCCCCAACTTACGTTGGGGGTTAGAGGAAGTGTCGCCCTTCGGGCTCTTCTGCTATGACGAGTCACGCGTGCGACCCCCAACTGACGTTGGGGGTTAGAGGAAGTGTCGCCCTTCGGGCTCTTTTGCTATGACGAGTCACGCGTGTCGTCCCCCAACTTACGTTGGGGGTTAGAGGAAGTGTCGTCAGCCTCAGGCTGAGCTGGGGGAGGTCGTGGCTAGGCGCGTGTCGTCCCCCAACTTACGTGTGGGAGTTAGAGGAAGTGTCGCCCTTCGGGCTCTTCTGCTATGACGAGTCACGCGTGCGACCCCCAACTGACGTTGGGGGTTAGAGGAAGTGTCGCCCTTCGAGCTCTTTTGCTATGACGAGTCACGCGTGCGACCCCCAGCTTACGTTGGGGTCGGAGGAAGTGTCGTCAGCCCCCGGCTGAGCTGGGGGAGGTCGTGGCTAGGCGCGTGTCGTCCCCCAACTGACGTTGGGGGTTAGAGGAAGTGTCGTCAGCCTCCGGCTGAGCTGGAGGTCGTGGCTGGGCGCGTGTCGTCCCCCAACTTACGTTGGGGGTTAGAGGAAGTGTCGCCCTTCGGGCTCTTTTGCTATGACGAGTCACGCGTGCGACCCCCAACTTACGTTGGGGGTTAGAGGAAGTGTCGCCCTTCGGGCTCTTTTGCTATGACGAGTCACGCGTGCGACCCCCAACTTACGTTGGGGTCGGAGGAAGTGTCGTCAGCCCCCGGCTGAGCTGGGGGAGGTCGTGGCTAGGCGCGTGTCGTCCCCCAACTGACGTTGGGGGTTAGAGGAAGTGTCGCCCTTCGGGCTCTTCACTCTTCACTCTTCACTTTTTACTCTTTACGATTCACGATTCACGATTCACGATTTACGATTCACGATTCACGATTCACGATTCACGATTCGC
Proteins encoded in this region:
- a CDS encoding glycosyltransferase family 2 protein, coding for MPHRLSIIIPCFNEEGTLVELLRRVETADIGAVEKQIVIVDDGSTDGTRELLRVHAAEHTVILSERNEGKGAAIRKGLAAATGDIIIIQDADLEYNPDNYADLIAPILDGRARVVYGSRERNSNNRTHSGVAYYAGGKFLSSLTNLLYGSAITDEPTCYKVFDASLLKSIPLVCTRFEFCPEVTAKVLRRGIPIIEVPIDYFPRKKHEGKKIRWRDGVEAIWTLIRYRFSSRV